One stretch of Eggerthella lenta DSM 2243 DNA includes these proteins:
- a CDS encoding PadR family transcriptional regulator gives MAYDDIVSSMVLELRRGTLVMLVLSQLREPAYGYALVKSLADHGIPIEANTLYPLMRRLESQGLLASEWDNGGSKPRKYYRTTDEGLRVLREVEAQWHVLCDGVGKLLETNGEDREHAER, from the coding sequence ATGGCGTACGACGACATCGTATCGAGCATGGTCTTGGAACTTCGGCGCGGCACGCTGGTCATGCTCGTGCTGAGCCAGCTGCGCGAGCCGGCATACGGCTACGCGCTGGTGAAATCGCTGGCCGACCACGGCATCCCTATCGAGGCGAACACGTTGTACCCGCTGATGCGGCGCCTCGAGTCGCAAGGGCTGCTGGCAAGCGAATGGGACAACGGCGGCTCGAAGCCGCGCAAATACTACCGCACCACCGACGAGGGCCTGCGCGTGCTGCGCGAAGTGGAGGCCCAGTGGCACGTTCTGTGCGACGGGGTGGGCAAGCTGTTGGAGACAAACGGAGAGGATCGGGAACATGCCGAACGATA